A window of Sphingorhabdus lacus contains these coding sequences:
- a CDS encoding aromatic ring-hydroxylating oxygenase subunit alpha, protein MARFESIQALLQQDRKGHTLPRELYVGEDAFQFDTQVMLKSVWLYACTAAHVKNAGDFFVFEVGHNAIIIVRGRDNEIRAFWNSCRHRGAKICVEQRGRVPRLMCPYHQWTYGLDGKLLAARSMAEDFDKQDHGLNPVALENVGGLIFICMDDNPPSIERVKADIEDQIAIYDIERLKVVVQDNYIEDANWKLVMENNRECYHCDAGHPELISVLGTYGFGKGLPEDGEADVVDDAAFDAMVEAKRAQWKDLGIFRELIEFPDGWWHRMARLPLANGAVTQSIDGKLACKKLIGPFTEPESSSLSVWTQPNSWHHLCCDHVVTFSLTPVAADKTLLRTSWLVHEDAVEGVDYDPDHIAALWRTTNTQDGHFSMLNHQGISSDGYQQGPYAVEEKLVEDFKDFYVDASLKSLQRVQA, encoded by the coding sequence ATGGCGCGCTTTGAATCCATACAGGCACTTTTGCAGCAAGACCGGAAGGGGCATACCCTCCCGCGTGAGTTATATGTCGGCGAAGACGCTTTCCAGTTCGACACGCAGGTCATGCTGAAATCGGTCTGGCTTTACGCATGCACCGCGGCGCACGTCAAAAATGCCGGCGACTTTTTTGTCTTCGAGGTCGGGCATAATGCGATCATCATTGTCCGGGGCCGCGACAATGAAATCCGCGCTTTCTGGAACAGTTGCCGCCACCGTGGTGCGAAAATCTGTGTGGAGCAGCGCGGGCGGGTCCCAAGGCTCATGTGTCCCTACCATCAATGGACCTATGGCCTTGATGGAAAACTGCTCGCCGCGCGCAGTATGGCAGAGGATTTCGATAAGCAGGATCACGGGTTGAATCCAGTCGCGCTGGAAAATGTCGGCGGACTGATCTTCATTTGTATGGATGATAATCCACCGTCGATTGAACGGGTTAAGGCCGATATTGAAGATCAGATCGCGATATATGACATCGAACGGCTGAAGGTCGTTGTGCAGGACAATTATATCGAGGACGCCAACTGGAAACTGGTGATGGAGAATAACCGCGAATGCTATCATTGCGACGCGGGGCATCCGGAACTGATTAGCGTGCTGGGCACCTATGGCTTTGGCAAAGGCCTGCCCGAAGATGGCGAGGCGGATGTGGTGGATGACGCCGCCTTTGACGCGATGGTAGAGGCCAAGCGGGCGCAGTGGAAGGATCTGGGTATTTTCCGCGAGCTCATCGAATTTCCCGATGGATGGTGGCACCGGATGGCGCGGCTGCCGCTCGCCAATGGCGCAGTGACTCAATCGATCGACGGAAAGCTGGCCTGCAAGAAGCTGATCGGACCTTTTACCGAGCCTGAAAGCTCAAGCCTGTCGGTATGGACCCAGCCGAACAGCTGGCATCACTTATGCTGTGATCATGTCGTTACCTTCTCGCTCACGCCAGTTGCGGCCGACAAGACATTGCTGCGCACCAGCTGGCTCGTCCACGAAGATGCGGTCGAAGGGGTGGACTATGATCCCGATCATATCGCTGCCCTTTGGCGCACAACCAATACACAGGACGGGCATTTTTCTATGCTGAACCATCAGGGGATAAGCTCCGATGGCTATCAACAGGGACCCTATGCCGTTGAGGAAAAGCTGGTTGAGGATTTCAAGGATTTCTATGTGGATGCGTCGTTAAAGTCGCTACAGCGAGTACAGGCATGA
- a CDS encoding BCCT family transporter, which produces MADWDKAIDLGDYGKSNRNWLGMHINPAVFLPTAFISLVVIIFSLVAPQASADFFSALRSGAVANFDWFFMSAGNVLLLFCVIVALSPLGNIRLGGKGSKPDYSRLSWFAMLFGAGMGIGLVFYGVGEPVTHFTTSMAGGSGAPLGGATGDAAASRGLAMAATIFDWGLHPWAIFTVTGLALAVFTFDYKMPLSMRSAFYPLFGKAVWGRAGDVIEILAVLATIFGLATSLGLGAQQAMAGISYLFGVASSSTTILMLIAVMAAVTFLSVRGGIDRGIRILSEVNMWVAFALLVFVLSTGSTLQLLGDLGRNIVTYLSLLPALSNPVGRTDTGFYNDWSVYYWAWWISWAPFVGMFMARISLGRTVREFIAGAMIAPTLLGIIWLTIFGDASIAHIVAGNGAELTKASLDTQLFVLLASLPWAQFTSVVAIALILIFFVTGWDSGTLVIDTMTSGGRTDTPLRQKTIWLFVVGGIGIVLLLSGGLTSLQAGAIATGLPLAGVLLLMCAGTLKGLLALHRLPAQSGAIETLDG; this is translated from the coding sequence TTGGCGGATTGGGATAAAGCGATTGATCTGGGGGATTACGGCAAGTCGAACCGTAATTGGCTAGGTATGCACATCAACCCCGCAGTGTTCCTGCCCACCGCTTTTATCTCGCTCGTCGTGATAATATTCAGTCTTGTCGCGCCACAGGCATCGGCGGATTTTTTCTCGGCATTGCGGAGCGGGGCGGTGGCCAATTTCGATTGGTTCTTCATGTCTGCGGGAAATGTGCTTCTGCTGTTCTGCGTGATCGTGGCGCTTTCTCCGCTCGGGAATATAAGGCTGGGGGGCAAGGGATCAAAGCCTGACTATTCCCGGCTGTCCTGGTTCGCGATGCTATTTGGGGCCGGGATGGGCATTGGCCTCGTCTTCTACGGCGTGGGTGAGCCGGTGACCCACTTTACGACATCGATGGCGGGCGGATCAGGCGCACCTTTGGGCGGCGCGACGGGTGACGCAGCGGCATCGCGAGGGCTGGCGATGGCGGCCACGATATTCGACTGGGGGCTCCATCCATGGGCGATCTTCACGGTCACGGGTCTGGCGCTGGCGGTGTTCACTTTCGACTATAAAATGCCACTCTCGATGCGGTCGGCATTCTACCCCCTATTTGGCAAAGCTGTATGGGGCAGGGCCGGGGATGTGATCGAGATATTGGCAGTGCTGGCCACGATATTCGGACTCGCCACTTCCTTGGGTTTAGGCGCGCAACAGGCGATGGCTGGGATCAGCTATCTCTTTGGTGTGGCGAGTTCCTCGACGACGATTTTGATGTTGATTGCCGTCATGGCTGCCGTGACCTTCTTGTCCGTTCGGGGCGGCATTGACCGGGGCATTCGCATCTTGAGCGAGGTCAATATGTGGGTCGCTTTTGCATTGCTGGTCTTCGTCCTGTCGACCGGGTCCACGCTGCAATTGCTCGGCGATCTCGGACGCAATATTGTCACCTATCTTAGCCTTCTGCCTGCGCTCTCCAACCCGGTTGGGCGCACCGATACGGGTTTTTATAACGACTGGTCGGTCTATTATTGGGCATGGTGGATCAGTTGGGCGCCCTTTGTCGGCATGTTCATGGCCCGCATTTCGCTCGGCCGCACTGTCCGTGAATTCATTGCAGGGGCCATGATTGCGCCGACATTGCTGGGCATCATCTGGCTGACCATTTTTGGCGACGCCAGCATTGCGCATATTGTGGCAGGGAACGGCGCGGAATTGACGAAGGCATCACTGGATACGCAGCTGTTCGTCCTGCTCGCATCGCTGCCCTGGGCGCAATTTACCTCGGTCGTCGCGATTGCGCTGATCCTGATCTTTTTCGTCACCGGATGGGATTCGGGCACTCTGGTGATTGACACAATGACGTCGGGCGGGCGTACCGACACGCCGCTGCGACAGAAGACAATCTGGCTGTTTGTCGTAGGCGGTATCGGCATCGTTCTGCTGCTCAGCGGGGGCCTCACATCGTTACAAGCGGGCGCTATTGCAACAGGCCTGCCTCTGGCAGGGGTCTTGCTTTTGATGTGTGCCGGGACATTGAAGGGCCTGCTCGCCTTGCACCGTCTGCCGGCGCAATCGGGGGCAATAGAAACTCTCGATGGCTGA
- a CDS encoding sarcosine oxidase subunit beta family protein: MTRFSAFSLFAKALGAHKDWPEQWPDAAPKTTYDAIIVGGGGHGLGAAYYLAKKYGITNVAVLEKGWIGGGNTGRNTTIIRSNYLYDESAHLYDHAVKLWDGLSQELNYNTMYSKRGVMMLAHNVHDIQSFKRHIHANRLNGVDNEWLTPEEAKAYCPPLNIAADARYPVLGAALQRRGGTARHDTVAWGYARAAAALGVDIIQNCAVTGIRRGADGAIEGVETTRGYIASKRVGVSAAGNTSVVMQMAGLDFPLESYPLQALVSEPIKPTFPCVVMSNTVHAYMSQSDKGELVIGAGTDQYVSYSQRGALHIVEHTLAAICEIFPIYRRVRMLRTWGGIVDVTPDRSPILGKTPVKGLYVNCGWGTGGFKATPGAGDLLAYTIAKDEPHRINAPFNLDRFRNGRLIDEAAAAAVAH, translated from the coding sequence ATGACCCGCTTCAGTGCCTTCAGCCTATTTGCCAAAGCCTTGGGCGCGCACAAGGATTGGCCCGAACAATGGCCCGATGCAGCGCCTAAAACAACCTATGATGCGATCATAGTCGGAGGAGGCGGGCATGGCCTTGGCGCGGCTTATTATCTCGCCAAGAAATATGGCATCACCAATGTGGCGGTGCTGGAAAAGGGATGGATTGGTGGCGGTAATACAGGCCGTAATACGACGATCATCCGGTCCAACTATCTATATGATGAAAGCGCGCATCTCTACGACCATGCGGTCAAGCTGTGGGACGGGCTTAGCCAGGAACTGAATTACAACACCATGTATTCCAAGCGCGGCGTGATGATGCTGGCGCACAACGTCCATGATATCCAGAGCTTCAAACGGCATATCCATGCGAACCGGCTGAATGGGGTCGATAATGAATGGCTGACCCCTGAAGAAGCCAAAGCCTATTGCCCCCCTCTCAATATCGCCGCCGATGCCCGCTATCCGGTGCTGGGCGCCGCTTTGCAACGTCGTGGCGGAACGGCGCGGCATGATACGGTGGCGTGGGGATATGCACGTGCAGCGGCTGCGCTTGGGGTGGATATCATCCAGAATTGCGCTGTAACCGGTATCCGCCGGGGTGCCGACGGCGCAATTGAGGGCGTGGAAACAACACGCGGCTATATCGCGTCAAAACGGGTCGGCGTGTCTGCGGCTGGCAATACGTCGGTCGTCATGCAAATGGCTGGCCTCGATTTCCCGCTCGAAAGCTATCCCCTGCAGGCATTGGTGTCCGAACCAATCAAGCCGACATTTCCGTGCGTGGTCATGTCGAACACAGTCCATGCTTATATGAGCCAGTCGGACAAGGGCGAGCTGGTGATCGGTGCGGGGACCGACCAATATGTCAGCTATTCGCAACGCGGTGCGCTGCATATTGTCGAGCATACTTTGGCCGCGATCTGCGAGATTTTCCCCATTTACCGGCGGGTGCGGATGTTGCGAACATGGGGCGGGATAGTCGATGTGACGCCCGACCGGTCACCGATATTGGGCAAGACACCGGTGAAGGGTCTCTATGTGAATTGCGGATGGGGCACCGGCGGGTTCAAGGCGACGCCGGGGGCGGGGGACTTGCTGGCCTATACCATAGCAAAGGACGAACCGCACCGGATCAACGCGCCATTCAATCTCGACCGGTTCCGCAACGGGCGGTTGATTGACGAAGCAGCGGCAGCGGCGGTGGCACACTGA
- a CDS encoding sarcosine oxidase subunit delta, which yields MILIHCPYCDEQRPEIEFAYAGQAHIARPADPDSYSDEEWEHFLFIRANPRGRHHERWRHSHGCGRFFNAVRDTVTDKFETTYKAGEPRK from the coding sequence ATGATCCTGATCCATTGCCCCTATTGCGACGAACAACGTCCCGAAATCGAATTTGCCTATGCGGGCCAAGCGCATATTGCTCGTCCCGCAGACCCCGACAGCTATAGCGATGAAGAATGGGAGCATTTCCTGTTCATCCGCGCCAACCCGCGCGGGCGGCATCATGAACGGTGGCGGCATAGCCATGGCTGCGGGCGCTTCTTCAATGCGGTGCGCGACACCGTGACGGACAAGTTCGAAACAACCTACAAGGCAGGGGAGCCCCGCAAATGA
- a CDS encoding 2Fe-2S iron-sulfur cluster-binding protein: MSGYRLPAGGRIDRSKPVAFEFDGKRYQGFAGDTLASALLANGVSLFGRSFKYHRPRGLLAAGGEEPNALVSVHRGPGRFTPNLRATNVEIHDGLNASSQNRWPSLKTDFGAINDRLGMFFPAGFYNKTFMWPRSFWDRLYEPAIRKMAGLGDAPTEVDPDTYAAIYAHCDLLIVGAGPAGLDAALEASGTAKRVILIDEQDEAGGGALADPALWPWLDRSMKALNAAANVTVLTRTTAFGYYHDNFVGAVQRLTDHLPENSETPREKLWRIRAGEVLLAQGAIERPLVFDGNDTPGVMLSSAAKIFANRYGVAVGKSLALMAVHNSGWHDVFALKKAGVGIAAIIDARDAVDESLLAEAAALGVAVYLNHSVIGVKGRHQVTSIEICANSGDGRRSISCDTLLMAGGWTPSVHLWSHSKGSLKWRDNLGAYVPDQPNENCRSIGACSGDWDFGKGAVFDVLPTPKDQARIKAFVDFQNDVTAKDINLAVREGFRSIEHIKRYTTNGMATDQGKTSNLNGLQIASTALAKAVPDIGLTTFRPPYTPQTFGALAGHAKGALFQATRTTNIDGWAEENGAIFELVAQWRRARYFPKFGEDMHAAVNRECRAVRTSVGIFDASTLGKIEVVGPDAAEFLNRMYTNPWKALEPGRCRYGLLLKEDGFITDDGVSARLAPDRFHLTTTTGGAARVLNMMEDYLQTEWPDLNVWLTSTTEQYAVIALQGPNARKLLEPLVEGIDLSAEAFPHMAIREGLICGIPTRLFRVSFTGELGFEINVPTAFGRTLWERLMAEGADYGITPYGTETMHVLRAEKGFIIVGQDTDGTVTPYDAGLDWAVGKKKPDFVGRRSLARPDIVAAGRRQLVGLLTEDPKMVLEEGAQIVADPNQSVPMTMIGHVTSSYWSETLGRSIAMALVANGHAMTGETIYVPMPDGSHKATIGSMVFYDPEGARLHV, encoded by the coding sequence ATGAGCGGCTATCGTTTACCTGCCGGTGGCCGTATCGATCGCAGCAAGCCGGTCGCGTTCGAATTTGACGGAAAGCGCTATCAGGGCTTTGCCGGCGATACATTGGCGTCGGCCTTGCTGGCAAACGGCGTCTCGCTCTTTGGCCGCTCGTTCAAATATCATCGGCCACGCGGACTATTGGCGGCGGGCGGCGAGGAGCCAAATGCGCTGGTTTCGGTCCATCGCGGGCCGGGGCGTTTCACACCCAATCTACGCGCGACAAATGTGGAAATTCATGACGGGCTGAACGCGAGCAGCCAGAACCGCTGGCCATCGCTGAAGACCGATTTTGGTGCGATCAATGACCGGCTGGGCATGTTCTTTCCCGCCGGTTTCTACAACAAGACCTTCATGTGGCCGCGTTCATTCTGGGACCGGCTTTATGAGCCTGCCATCCGTAAAATGGCGGGATTGGGTGATGCTCCGACCGAGGTTGATCCCGATACCTATGCCGCGATCTATGCGCATTGCGATCTGCTGATTGTAGGTGCAGGGCCCGCAGGTCTGGACGCCGCGCTGGAGGCATCTGGCACGGCGAAGCGTGTTATCCTGATCGACGAACAGGATGAGGCTGGCGGCGGGGCCTTGGCCGATCCGGCTTTATGGCCCTGGCTGGACCGTAGCATGAAAGCGTTGAACGCGGCGGCCAATGTGACGGTCCTGACGCGGACGACGGCCTTTGGCTATTATCACGACAATTTCGTCGGGGCTGTCCAGAGGCTGACGGACCATCTGCCTGAAAATTCGGAAACCCCGCGCGAAAAATTGTGGCGCATCCGGGCGGGCGAAGTGCTGCTGGCGCAAGGGGCGATTGAACGGCCGCTGGTGTTCGATGGCAATGATACCCCCGGTGTCATGCTGTCATCGGCGGCCAAGATATTCGCCAACCGTTATGGCGTTGCGGTCGGCAAATCGCTTGCCCTAATGGCCGTGCACAATAGCGGCTGGCACGATGTTTTCGCTTTGAAAAAGGCCGGTGTAGGCATTGCGGCGATTATCGATGCGCGCGATGCGGTCGACGAAAGCTTGTTGGCAGAGGCAGCCGCGCTGGGCGTCGCCGTCTATCTCAACCACAGCGTGATCGGTGTCAAAGGTAGGCATCAGGTCACTTCCATCGAGATTTGCGCCAATAGCGGCGACGGCCGCCGCAGCATCTCTTGCGACACGCTATTAATGGCAGGCGGCTGGACACCAAGTGTCCATCTCTGGTCGCACAGCAAGGGTAGCCTCAAATGGCGCGACAATCTGGGCGCTTATGTGCCGGATCAGCCCAACGAAAATTGCCGCAGCATCGGGGCCTGTTCGGGCGATTGGGATTTCGGTAAAGGCGCTGTGTTTGATGTATTGCCGACACCAAAGGATCAGGCGCGGATCAAGGCCTTTGTCGATTTCCAGAATGATGTGACCGCAAAGGACATCAACCTCGCGGTGCGCGAAGGCTTCCGGTCGATCGAGCACATCAAGCGCTATACGACCAACGGCATGGCCACCGACCAAGGGAAGACGTCGAACCTGAACGGCCTGCAAATCGCCTCGACCGCTTTGGCAAAGGCTGTGCCCGACATCGGCCTTACGACGTTTCGTCCGCCTTACACGCCGCAGACCTTTGGGGCGTTGGCGGGCCATGCGAAAGGCGCGTTGTTTCAGGCGACGCGTACCACCAATATCGACGGTTGGGCCGAAGAAAATGGTGCGATTTTCGAACTGGTCGCGCAATGGCGCCGTGCGCGTTACTTCCCGAAATTCGGCGAAGACATGCACGCGGCCGTCAATCGCGAATGCCGCGCGGTGCGCACGAGCGTCGGCATATTCGACGCATCGACCTTGGGCAAAATAGAGGTGGTTGGTCCGGATGCGGCCGAGTTTTTGAACCGCATGTACACCAATCCGTGGAAGGCGCTTGAGCCGGGGCGTTGCCGCTATGGCTTATTGCTCAAGGAAGATGGCTTCATCACCGATGATGGCGTTTCCGCGCGGCTGGCACCTGACCGGTTCCACCTGACCACGACAACGGGCGGCGCTGCGCGGGTATTGAACATGATGGAGGATTATCTCCAGACCGAATGGCCTGACCTCAACGTCTGGCTGACGAGCACGACCGAGCAATATGCGGTCATCGCGCTGCAGGGGCCCAACGCTCGCAAGCTGCTGGAGCCGCTGGTGGAGGGCATCGACCTGTCGGCAGAGGCATTCCCGCACATGGCGATCCGTGAGGGCCTGATCTGCGGCATTCCCACGCGCCTGTTCCGCGTCAGCTTCACCGGCGAACTGGGTTTCGAGATCAATGTCCCCACCGCCTTTGGCCGTACCCTTTGGGAACGGTTGATGGCCGAAGGTGCGGACTATGGAATTACGCCTTATGGCACCGAAACGATGCACGTCTTGCGCGCCGAAAAAGGCTTCATCATTGTCGGACAGGATACAGACGGCACGGTTACGCCTTATGATGCCGGTCTCGACTGGGCTGTCGGTAAGAAGAAGCCAGACTTTGTCGGGCGGCGCTCACTTGCACGGCCGGATATTGTAGCCGCTGGCCGTAGGCAGTTGGTCGGGTTACTGACCGAAGACCCCAAGATGGTATTGGAAGAGGGCGCGCAGATTGTGGCGGATCCAAACCAGTCCGTCCCCATGACTATGATCGGTCATGTCACCTCCTCCTATTGGAGCGAAACGCTCGGGCGTTCGATCGCGATGGCGCTGGTTGCAAATGGTCATGCCATGACGGGTGAGACAATATATGTTCCAATGCCTGACGGCTCGCATAAGGCGACTATAGGTTCGATGGTCTTTTACGATCCGGAAGGAGCGCGTCTGCATGTCTGA
- a CDS encoding GcvT family protein, which yields MKTTARAVVIGGGVVGVSTLYHLAKMGWSDVVLLERKELTSGSTWHAAGLLPLFNLSYSVGKLHQYSVGLYPSLEAETGLHAGFSQVTNIRLATTRDRMDEYHYYAGVARTIGVNVNFLTPDQVKDIWPLADMDGVIGAIQHPDDGYIQPADLTQALAKGARQRGATIYRNTTVTAITQQPNGEWLVSTDQGEITCEHVVSCSGNFARATGAMVGLDIPVIPVEHQYIVTEQHPDIMARKKAGLPEMGVLRESDASYYMREEAGGLLLGPYEVGAPACYVDGPAANSEYELFPDALERLEPYILAAMKRVPAFGEVGIKKVYNGAIAYTPDGSPIVGPAWGLKNFWLNEGHSFGVTAAGGAGWQLAHWIVDGEPTIDMMGVDPRRFGDYAGRRFLIEKNEEAYAKVFTVHYPDEEREAGRALRRTPCYDRMKALGAVFGSVFGWERPNWFAPEGYALTEADLDKPDVLLNDNHPVVAGEAVREKWSFRRSNYFTHVGNECRHVHENVGIQDMSAFAKCEISGPGAEAWLDQLLTNAVPKKVGRVTLSYLLTDKGGVRCEFTVYKMAPQRYYLVSAGAYERHDHDYLKKAMPKDGSVSFERLTTSMGVLVLAGPKSRALLQKLTDANLSNEAFPWLTGQKISIGLAQVEALRVNFIGELGWEIHHPIEMQNYIFDELMAAGAEFDIKPFGIRAMTSMALEKSYKLIPRELSVEYAAFESGLDRFVSLKKAGFHGRDALLAWQAKGFANALVTMEVHGVTDADARGSEAIYQGGEIVGRATSGGFGWRVGKSLALAMVRPDLAVTGVELEIAILGTRYRATIIEDSPFDPENTALRS from the coding sequence ATGAAAACGACGGCACGGGCAGTGGTAATTGGCGGCGGCGTCGTGGGCGTCAGCACATTATACCATCTGGCCAAAATGGGGTGGAGCGATGTTGTCCTGCTGGAACGCAAGGAACTGACATCCGGGTCGACCTGGCACGCAGCGGGTCTGCTGCCGCTGTTCAACCTCAGCTATTCGGTTGGAAAACTTCACCAATATTCGGTCGGACTTTATCCGAGCCTCGAAGCCGAGACCGGCCTGCATGCAGGGTTTTCGCAAGTTACCAACATCCGTCTTGCCACCACGCGCGACCGCATGGATGAATATCATTATTATGCCGGTGTTGCGCGCACGATTGGCGTGAACGTCAACTTCCTTACGCCTGATCAGGTGAAGGACATCTGGCCGCTTGCCGATATGGATGGCGTGATCGGCGCGATCCAGCATCCGGACGATGGCTATATCCAACCCGCCGACCTGACCCAGGCCTTGGCCAAAGGCGCGCGGCAGCGTGGTGCGACCATTTACCGCAACACGACCGTGACCGCGATTACGCAGCAGCCCAATGGTGAATGGCTGGTATCGACCGATCAGGGCGAAATAACATGCGAACATGTCGTTTCCTGCTCCGGCAATTTTGCACGGGCGACAGGGGCGATGGTCGGGCTGGATATCCCCGTCATCCCGGTCGAACACCAGTATATCGTAACCGAACAGCATCCCGACATCATGGCCCGCAAAAAGGCCGGATTGCCCGAGATGGGCGTGCTGCGGGAATCCGACGCCAGCTATTATATGCGCGAAGAAGCAGGCGGCCTTCTGCTTGGCCCCTATGAAGTCGGTGCGCCTGCTTGCTATGTCGACGGCCCGGCGGCGAACAGCGAATATGAACTGTTTCCCGACGCTCTCGAACGGCTGGAGCCATATATATTGGCCGCGATGAAACGTGTCCCGGCCTTTGGTGAAGTCGGAATCAAGAAAGTCTATAATGGCGCAATTGCCTATACGCCCGACGGGTCGCCCATCGTCGGTCCGGCATGGGGCCTCAAAAACTTCTGGCTCAACGAAGGCCATAGTTTCGGGGTCACGGCCGCAGGCGGCGCGGGTTGGCAGCTTGCCCACTGGATTGTCGATGGTGAACCGACCATCGACATGATGGGCGTCGATCCGCGCCGCTTTGGCGATTATGCCGGCCGCCGCTTCCTGATCGAAAAGAACGAGGAAGCTTACGCCAAAGTCTTTACCGTCCACTATCCCGACGAAGAGAGGGAGGCCGGACGCGCCTTGCGGCGGACACCTTGTTACGACCGGATGAAGGCTTTGGGTGCGGTCTTTGGCAGCGTTTTTGGCTGGGAGCGTCCCAACTGGTTCGCGCCAGAGGGCTATGCCCTGACCGAGGCCGATCTGGACAAGCCGGATGTGCTGTTGAACGATAATCACCCCGTTGTTGCGGGCGAGGCTGTCCGGGAGAAATGGTCGTTCCGCCGGTCCAACTATTTCACACATGTTGGCAATGAATGTCGCCATGTACATGAAAATGTTGGCATTCAGGATATGAGTGCCTTTGCCAAATGCGAAATTTCAGGGCCGGGCGCGGAGGCATGGCTGGACCAGTTGCTAACCAACGCCGTGCCGAAAAAGGTAGGCCGGGTCACGCTATCCTATTTGCTGACCGACAAGGGCGGAGTGCGGTGTGAATTCACCGTCTACAAAATGGCACCCCAGCGTTATTATCTGGTGTCGGCAGGCGCTTATGAGCGGCACGACCATGACTATCTGAAAAAAGCGATGCCCAAGGACGGTTCGGTAAGCTTCGAACGGCTCACCACGTCGATGGGCGTGCTGGTGTTGGCGGGTCCTAAATCGCGCGCACTTTTGCAGAAACTGACCGACGCAAATCTGTCGAACGAAGCTTTCCCCTGGCTGACCGGACAGAAGATCAGCATCGGTCTTGCGCAGGTCGAGGCACTGCGGGTCAACTTCATTGGCGAACTGGGTTGGGAAATCCATCATCCCATCGAAATGCAAAACTATATTTTTGACGAATTGATGGCCGCCGGAGCCGAGTTTGACATCAAGCCGTTCGGTATCCGGGCGATGACGTCGATGGCGCTCGAAAAAAGCTACAAACTGATCCCACGCGAACTGTCGGTCGAATATGCCGCCTTTGAGAGCGGATTGGACCGCTTTGTCAGCTTGAAAAAAGCCGGCTTTCACGGGAGAGACGCGTTGCTTGCGTGGCAGGCCAAGGGATTTGCCAATGCGCTGGTCACGATGGAAGTGCACGGCGTGACGGATGCCGATGCACGCGGCTCCGAAGCCATTTATCAGGGCGGTGAGATCGTAGGTCGTGCGACCTCCGGTGGCTTTGGCTGGCGGGTGGGCAAATCGCTCGCGTTGGCGATGGTGCGGCCGGATCTGGCTGTGACGGGAGTCGAACTGGAAATCGCCATTTTGGGCACGCGATACCGTGCCACGATTATTGAAGATTCGCCCTTCGACCCCGAAAACACGGCGCTCAGGAGCTAG
- a CDS encoding sarcosine oxidase subunit gamma has protein sequence MSDTLTRVEPVPSAPFVGEGISISLAAPMMRYSLRARQPQALETLLGVKMPKKIGATEEGIACLGPDEWLLRAPMGSKIVSGAGLPVSIVDISERAICLVVEGPRSAEILNAGCPLDLDKFAVGRATRTIFETVEIVLLRLAEDRFHVEIWRSFAPWMWTALTTAAHH, from the coding sequence ATGTCTGACACTCTCACGCGCGTTGAACCCGTGCCATCTGCACCCTTTGTCGGGGAAGGCATATCCATTTCTCTGGCCGCACCCATGATGCGTTATTCACTGCGCGCGCGTCAGCCGCAGGCTCTTGAAACCCTGCTCGGGGTCAAGATGCCCAAGAAGATAGGCGCGACGGAAGAGGGGATTGCGTGCCTTGGACCCGATGAATGGTTGCTGCGCGCGCCAATGGGTTCCAAGATAGTCAGCGGCGCGGGGTTGCCGGTGTCGATAGTCGATATCAGCGAACGGGCGATCTGTCTTGTGGTGGAGGGACCACGCAGTGCGGAAATATTGAACGCAGGATGCCCGCTTGATCTGGATAAATTTGCGGTCGGACGGGCGACACGAACGATATTCGAAACCGTCGAAATCGTGCTGCTTCGGTTGGCCGAGGACCGGTTCCATGTCGAAATCTGGCGCAGCTTCGCGCCATGGATGTGGACCGCACTAACGACAGCGGCGCATCATTAG
- a CDS encoding cupin domain-containing protein, which yields MKRLPAGGSAKLAAGDWQPGERPGEMIRLLVDDPRGYHTMLLKVAPGPLGIMHAHDEIEQIYVMEGDFFDDDESYGPGDFLLRMPGAMHRAGSKDGCTMFIVYAPLSGGPA from the coding sequence ATGAAAAGGCTACCTGCAGGAGGCTCCGCCAAGCTGGCTGCCGGTGACTGGCAACCGGGTGAACGGCCGGGCGAAATGATTAGGTTGCTTGTCGATGATCCCCGAGGTTACCATACTATGCTATTAAAAGTGGCCCCCGGCCCATTGGGCATCATGCATGCGCATGATGAAATCGAACAGATTTATGTGATGGAGGGCGACTTTTTCGATGACGATGAAAGCTATGGCCCCGGGGATTTTCTGCTGCGCATGCCCGGCGCTATGCACCGCGCCGGAAGTAAAGATGGCTGCACGATGTTTATCGTCTACGCGCCGTTGTCGGGAGGGCCCGCATGA